A window of Candidatus Methylomirabilota bacterium contains these coding sequences:
- a CDS encoding methyltransferase domain-containing protein: MDANAYWGREGLERTILEALAATGKDAATLTIDDLALADQFHSGGKKSTLQLARRAELKPGMRVLDVGGGLGGPARTLAVEFGCQVTVVDPTESYVRTGEALTARLRLGDRVSHRLGDALALDVGAGAFDVVWTQNSGMNIADKERLYAGFARVLGPGGLLAIQEPMAGSVQPVIFPVMWAPDATTSFLRAPEEMRAVMEAAGFRVRAWADVTAELAGPSTGAVVPAQAIQRIVMGDAIDEITRAGTRNRDEGRIVMIQAVLVRA, encoded by the coding sequence ATGGATGCCAACGCGTATTGGGGCCGTGAGGGGCTGGAGCGGACGATTCTCGAGGCGCTCGCCGCGACCGGGAAGGACGCCGCCACGCTGACGATCGACGACCTGGCGCTGGCCGACCAGTTTCACAGCGGAGGAAAGAAGTCCACCCTGCAGCTGGCCAGACGGGCAGAGCTGAAGCCGGGCATGCGCGTGCTCGACGTGGGCGGCGGGCTGGGCGGACCCGCGCGCACGCTGGCCGTGGAGTTCGGCTGTCAGGTGACCGTGGTCGACCCCACAGAATCGTACGTGCGCACGGGCGAGGCCCTCACGGCCCGGCTGCGACTCGGGGACCGGGTCAGCCATCGTCTCGGCGATGCGCTGGCGCTGGACGTGGGCGCCGGCGCGTTCGATGTCGTGTGGACGCAGAACAGCGGCATGAACATCGCCGACAAGGAGCGGCTGTATGCTGGTTTCGCCCGCGTGCTGGGCCCGGGCGGTCTGCTGGCGATCCAGGAGCCGATGGCCGGTTCCGTGCAACCCGTCATCTTCCCCGTGATGTGGGCGCCCGACGCCACCACGAGCTTCTTGCGCGCGCCGGAGGAGATGCGCGCGGTGATGGAGGCGGCGGGGTTCCGCGTCCGCGCCTGGGCTGACGTCACCGCAGAGCTGGCGGGGCCGAGCACCGGCGCCGTTGTGCCCGCCCAGGCCATCCAGCGGATCGTCATGGGAGACGCGATCGACGAGATCACGCGCGCGGGCACGCGCAATCGGGACGAGGGGCGCATCGTGATGATTCAGGCCGTGCTGGTGCGAGCGTAG
- a CDS encoding winged helix-turn-helix domain-containing protein, giving the protein MEAEIGHAAGVIWEYLDRSGETPLSKLRQGTKLSDQVLFLGLGWLAREGKVRFEKEGRTLKVGLRERPAA; this is encoded by the coding sequence ATGGAAGCGGAGATCGGACACGCGGCAGGCGTCATCTGGGAATACCTCGACCGGTCCGGCGAGACGCCCCTCAGCAAGCTCAGGCAGGGGACGAAGCTGTCGGACCAGGTCCTTTTCCTGGGCCTCGGCTGGCTGGCTCGAGAAGGCAAGGTGCGCTTCGAGAAGGAAGGCCGAACGCTGAAGGTCGGCCTGCGGGAGCGCCCCGCCGCCTGA
- a CDS encoding GAF domain-containing sensor histidine kinase translates to MKSKARPRRPGARASSVRDLEKRLAQALNQQAATAEILRVISSSPADVGPVFSAIVRSAVRLCGGTLSSLYRYDGRRIHFAVTSHPSGLPPQITSQFPRPADASSLIGQAILDRTVVNVADMAADPRANPGIGRVAARALGFRSMVVVPMFREREVVGVITVGRASPGAFSESDLALLQTFADQAVIAIENVRLFNELESANRNLEAASRHKSEFLANMSHELRTPLNAIIGFSEALIERMFGELNAKQDEYLRDIYASGQHLLSLINDILDLSKVEAGRMELYLTEFDLPQAIDNALTLVRDRAARRGIALHQAVDPRLGQIRADERKIKQVLLNLLSNAVKFTPEGGRVDVRARVVEGMAEIAVSDTGVGIAPEDQPAVFEEFRQVGPADTKVEGTGLGLALSRRFVELHGGRIWVDSQKGKGSTFTFTLPILDLSRERSMR, encoded by the coding sequence GTGAAAAGCAAGGCGCGGCCCCGGCGTCCGGGCGCCCGGGCGTCGAGCGTCCGGGACCTCGAGAAGCGCCTGGCCCAGGCGCTCAATCAGCAGGCGGCCACGGCGGAGATCCTGCGCGTGATCTCCAGCTCGCCAGCCGACGTCGGGCCCGTGTTTTCGGCGATCGTCCGCAGCGCCGTGCGCCTGTGCGGGGGCACCCTCAGCTCGCTCTACCGCTACGATGGGCGGCGGATCCACTTTGCCGTGACCAGCCACCCCTCGGGCCTGCCGCCGCAGATCACCAGCCAGTTCCCGCGACCGGCCGATGCCTCGTCGCTCATCGGACAGGCGATCCTCGACCGGACGGTCGTCAATGTCGCGGACATGGCGGCCGACCCCCGCGCCAATCCCGGGATCGGGCGCGTGGCCGCCCGGGCGCTGGGCTTCCGATCCATGGTGGTCGTGCCAATGTTCCGGGAGAGGGAGGTCGTGGGGGTCATCACGGTCGGTCGGGCCAGCCCCGGCGCGTTCAGCGAGAGTGATCTCGCCCTCCTGCAGACCTTTGCCGATCAGGCCGTCATCGCCATCGAGAACGTCCGGCTGTTCAACGAGCTGGAGTCGGCGAACCGCAATCTCGAGGCGGCGAGTCGGCACAAGTCCGAGTTCCTGGCCAACATGTCGCACGAGCTGCGGACGCCGCTCAACGCGATCATCGGCTTCTCCGAGGCGCTGATCGAGCGCATGTTCGGAGAGCTCAATGCGAAGCAGGACGAATATCTCAGAGACATCTACGCCTCCGGCCAGCACCTGCTATCGCTCATCAACGACATCCTCGACCTTTCCAAGGTCGAGGCGGGCCGGATGGAGCTGTATCTCACGGAGTTCGATCTGCCTCAGGCCATCGATAACGCGCTCACGCTGGTCCGGGACCGCGCGGCCCGCCGGGGCATCGCGCTGCACCAGGCCGTGGATCCGCGGCTCGGCCAGATCCGCGCCGATGAGCGGAAGATCAAGCAGGTGTTGCTCAATCTCTTGTCGAACGCCGTGAAGTTCACCCCCGAAGGCGGCCGGGTCGATGTACGGGCGCGCGTCGTCGAGGGCATGGCCGAGATTGCGGTATCAGATACCGGGGTGGGCATCGCGCCCGAGGATCAGCCGGCGGTGTTCGAGGAGTTCCGGCAGGTCGGACCGGCAGACACGAAGGTGGAGGGCACTGGACTCGGCCTCGCGCTGTCCCGACGGTTCGTCGAGCTTCATGGGGGAAGGATCTGGGTCGACAGCCAGAAGGGGAAGGGTTCGACCTTCACCTTCACGTTGCCGATCCTCGACCTCAGCAGAGAAAGGAGCATGCGATGA
- a CDS encoding alpha/beta hydrolase yields MKRAQIAGRELEYEVRGSGDPVVLVHGALVADAFAPLLAEPVLTERHQLILYHRRDYAGSTHSKSPLSIAEQAADCRALMQQLGITRAHVVGHSYGGAIALQLALDAPEAVHSLVLLEPALLIVPSVQLFMDAMGPVFQMYEAGNKAGAVDGFLKAVVGPEYRSVLDREVPGGFAQAVADADTFFGMELAALQQWTFTQADAGRITQPVLGVLGGDSHALWPGWAEIHQLVQAWLPQTEPFVLKGATHGLQMMDPKRMAERMTAFFASHPLPKR; encoded by the coding sequence ATGAAGCGCGCACAGATTGCCGGACGAGAGCTGGAATACGAGGTTCGCGGTTCCGGAGACCCGGTCGTGCTGGTGCACGGCGCCTTAGTCGCGGATGCGTTCGCGCCGCTACTGGCAGAACCGGTGCTGACCGAACGCCACCAACTGATTCTGTACCATCGGCGTGACTATGCCGGCAGCACGCATTCGAAGAGTCCGCTGAGCATCGCGGAGCAGGCTGCGGACTGCCGGGCCCTGATGCAGCAGCTCGGCATAACGCGGGCGCACGTCGTCGGGCACTCGTACGGCGGCGCGATCGCCTTACAGCTTGCTCTGGACGCGCCCGAGGCCGTCCATTCGCTCGTGTTGCTGGAGCCGGCACTGCTCATCGTCCCGAGCGTTCAGCTCTTCATGGACGCGATGGGACCGGTGTTCCAGATGTACGAGGCGGGCAACAAGGCCGGGGCAGTTGACGGCTTCCTCAAGGCGGTGGTGGGGCCCGAGTACCGCAGCGTGCTGGACCGCGAGGTTCCGGGCGGTTTCGCGCAGGCCGTGGCCGACGCCGATACCTTCTTCGGAATGGAGTTAGCCGCGCTCCAGCAGTGGACTTTCACGCAGGCGGACGCCGGGCGCATCACGCAGCCGGTCCTGGGCGTGCTCGGGGGAGACAGTCACGCGCTCTGGCCCGGCTGGGCCGAAATCCACCAACTGGTGCAGGCCTGGTTGCCCCAGACGGAACCCTTCGTCCTCAAAGGTGCAACCCACGGGTTACAGATGATGGATCCCAAGCGCATGGCGGAACGGATGACCGCATTCTTCGCGAGTCACCCACTGCCCAAACGTTGA
- a CDS encoding enoyl-CoA hydratase-related protein: MTAPLVSYAVADKVGIVTLNRPDKLNAITPALKALLIERFHEADRDAATSVVVLRAEGRSFSAGYDIGPSPARAARRGNALAWHESLTDDVRLETTPWDMRKPVIASVQGHCLGGACEMVMMCDVTIAADDALFGEPEIRFSNVGPALIMPFIVGLKRARELLYLGDSIDAQTALAWGMVNRVVPRAELAAATLKFARRMALISPEALAATKLAINRGADAAGFRNAIRAGLDVLAPLYAARTEVGTTFDAIREKEGLGVALKWRAAQFAE; encoded by the coding sequence ATGACCGCTCCGCTCGTCAGCTACGCCGTCGCCGACAAGGTCGGCATTGTCACGCTCAACCGGCCCGACAAGCTCAACGCCATCACGCCCGCGTTGAAGGCGCTGCTCATCGAGCGCTTCCACGAGGCCGACCGCGATGCTGCCACCAGCGTCGTCGTTCTGCGCGCCGAGGGGCGCAGCTTCTCGGCCGGGTACGACATCGGCCCCAGTCCGGCTCGCGCCGCCCGGCGGGGCAATGCGCTCGCGTGGCACGAGTCGCTCACCGACGACGTCCGGCTCGAGACGACGCCGTGGGACATGCGCAAGCCGGTCATCGCCTCCGTGCAGGGCCACTGCCTGGGCGGCGCGTGCGAGATGGTGATGATGTGCGACGTCACCATCGCCGCCGATGACGCCCTGTTCGGCGAGCCCGAGATCCGCTTCTCCAACGTGGGGCCGGCGCTGATCATGCCGTTCATCGTCGGCCTCAAGCGAGCCCGGGAGCTGCTCTATCTCGGCGACTCCATCGATGCCCAGACGGCGCTGGCCTGGGGCATGGTCAACCGTGTCGTGCCGCGCGCCGAGCTGGCCGCCGCCACGCTGAAGTTCGCGCGCCGGATGGCGCTGATCTCGCCGGAAGCGCTGGCCGCCACCAAGCTGGCGATCAACCGCGGCGCCGACGCCGCCGGCTTCCGCAACGCCATTCGCGCCGGCCTCGACGTGCTGGCTCCACTCTACGCGGCTCGTACCGAGGTGGGAACGACGTTCGACGCGATCCGCGAGAAGGAAGGGCTCGGCGTCGCGCTCAAGTGGCGGGCCGCCCAGTTCGCAGAGTAG
- a CDS encoding CBS domain-containing protein, giving the protein MSELGDEYSESLEAEFRKLEEALLSSPVKLLAPSEPIRLPPEATVAEAITKMVDNRRAAVVVVDAEGHLTGIFTERDALTRVMRQKRNPEQTKLAEVMTAAPETLASDDRICYAVNRMHVGGHRSIPLVDADHRPLGIVTVNDVVKWLAESFPEAVLNLRPGDKLKRPHQVDSG; this is encoded by the coding sequence ATGAGCGAATTGGGGGATGAGTACTCAGAATCGCTCGAGGCGGAGTTCCGGAAGCTTGAGGAAGCACTGCTCAGCAGCCCGGTGAAACTGTTAGCGCCCAGCGAGCCGATCAGGCTGCCGCCGGAAGCGACTGTGGCGGAGGCCATCACGAAGATGGTGGACAATCGGCGGGCAGCCGTTGTCGTCGTTGATGCCGAAGGCCATCTCACTGGGATCTTCACCGAGCGTGACGCATTGACCCGGGTCATGCGGCAGAAGCGGAATCCCGAGCAGACCAAGCTAGCCGAGGTGATGACGGCGGCGCCAGAGACGCTCGCTTCCGACGACCGAATCTGTTACGCAGTGAACCGTATGCACGTTGGCGGGCACCGGTCCATCCCGCTTGTCGATGCAGACCATCGCCCACTCGGGATCGTCACCGTCAACGATGTAGTTAAATGGTTGGCCGAGAGCTTTCCAGAGGCCGTGCTGAATCTTCGGCCCGGCGACAAGCTCAAGCGTCCACACCAGGTTGACTCAGGCTAG
- a CDS encoding FAD-dependent oxidoreductase, whose product MARYDTAVIGVGIVGASAVYALAQAGARVLALDAGAAGAGTSSNSFAWVNSVNKEPEVYHRLNADGMTAHRRLVRELGGEAGYHEGGSLEWAEAGEEHALRARVERLRRWGYPARWICRDDALGMEGGLTIPTDVPEVVLYEADGWLDAPRLIRRLLAAASARGAEVRERTPVRSLRRRGDRVEALVTDAGEVHADSVLLCVGPTTQAFLDPLGVTIPIGRVAGLLAVTSRPAHALGRVVHAPGIHLRPDASGGLLLGARDVDPRITDTTAPARASEIAAVLLERAARVFAPARDVRLAECRIGVRPMPADNQTVAGRIPGFTNAWMLATHSGVTLGPLLGHLIASEITGGSPSATLAPFRPERFGTVEAGTSR is encoded by the coding sequence ATGGCACGCTACGACACGGCGGTCATCGGTGTGGGCATCGTGGGGGCGTCGGCCGTCTACGCGCTCGCGCAGGCCGGCGCCCGCGTGCTGGCGCTCGATGCCGGCGCGGCCGGCGCGGGAACCAGCAGCAACTCGTTCGCCTGGGTGAACTCGGTCAACAAGGAGCCGGAGGTCTACCACCGGTTGAACGCCGACGGCATGACGGCCCATCGGAGGCTGGTGCGCGAGCTTGGCGGTGAGGCCGGTTATCACGAGGGTGGCTCGCTCGAATGGGCGGAGGCCGGCGAGGAGCACGCGCTACGCGCACGAGTCGAGCGGCTCCGCCGGTGGGGCTATCCGGCGCGGTGGATCTGCCGTGACGACGCCCTGGGCATGGAGGGGGGACTGACGATTCCCACCGACGTCCCCGAAGTCGTCCTCTACGAGGCCGACGGCTGGCTCGACGCCCCGCGCCTGATCAGGCGCCTTTTGGCTGCCGCCTCGGCGCGCGGCGCCGAGGTTCGCGAGCGAACCCCCGTACGCTCGCTGCGTCGACGCGGGGATCGTGTGGAGGCGCTGGTCACCGACGCGGGCGAGGTGCACGCGGACTCGGTCTTGCTCTGTGTCGGACCGACCACCCAGGCCTTCCTGGACCCTCTCGGGGTGACGATCCCCATCGGGCGTGTGGCTGGCCTTCTCGCGGTGACGTCGCGCCCGGCCCACGCACTCGGTCGCGTCGTGCACGCGCCGGGGATTCACCTGCGTCCGGATGCGAGCGGTGGGCTACTGCTGGGCGCCCGTGATGTCGATCCACGGATAACGGATACGACCGCGCCCGCGAGGGCGTCGGAGATCGCCGCCGTCCTGCTCGAGCGCGCCGCCCGCGTCTTCGCGCCGGCCCGCGACGTGCGACTCGCCGAGTGCCGGATTGGTGTGCGGCCGATGCCGGCCGACAATCAGACGGTGGCCGGCCGGATTCCCGGATTCACGAACGCGTGGATGCTGGCCACCCACAGCGGCGTAACGCTCGGTCCCCTGCTCGGGCACCTGATCGCCAGCGAGATCACCGGTGGATCGCCCTCCGCCACGCTCGCCCCGTTCCGACCCGAGCGATTCGGGACGGTCGAAGCGGGGACCTCGAGGTAG
- a CDS encoding M24 family metallopeptidase, with translation MSQVPAPPLPERLCHLDRLLDTMERRGLDGIVSYLRPNVFYLSGFAPPASASVQETNGYAAVVLSRHEPRHPVIVVAEFDLAHFLMQPSWVEDARPYATLLTPLDISWGGAPLDRYVPAAVLKSRRGQAAAARYAGSLVEGTVAALRDLGLARGTVGFDDLRFARAVAPAAVRVEDAYGALKYVRQVKTPDEVRVLREATRLNQEAIARTIRSWSRGMTWQEMTRTYHTAAVSLGGFVRDPGAIVMANPPGAEPALYTQSGGEDFVVEPGMHIMWDCHGTWQHYCWDGGKTWVVDDEPRGRGRQMAAATAAAMTEIQHAMRPGAKLSELQATGRQAMRKAGLADADQAFIFFHGLGLEHIDMELPASRHDWSLEAGMVVAVHLQVPGDDRTRNWLEDIALVTRAGGEAFFTWGHEPIAGNRIG, from the coding sequence ATGAGCCAGGTGCCGGCCCCGCCGTTGCCCGAACGCCTCTGCCATCTGGACCGCCTGCTCGACACCATGGAGCGGCGCGGCCTGGACGGCATCGTCTCGTACCTCCGCCCGAACGTGTTCTACCTGAGCGGATTCGCCCCGCCGGCCAGCGCCTCGGTCCAGGAGACCAATGGCTATGCCGCCGTCGTGCTCTCCCGGCACGAGCCCCGGCATCCGGTCATCGTCGTGGCCGAGTTCGACCTCGCGCACTTCCTCATGCAGCCCTCGTGGGTCGAGGACGCGCGGCCCTACGCCACCCTGCTCACGCCGCTCGATATCTCGTGGGGTGGGGCGCCGCTGGACCGGTACGTGCCGGCCGCGGTGCTGAAGAGCCGGCGCGGGCAGGCCGCGGCGGCCCGCTACGCCGGAAGCCTCGTCGAGGGCACGGTGGCGGCGCTGCGCGACCTCGGGCTGGCCCGGGGGACGGTCGGATTCGACGATCTGCGCTTCGCCCGCGCAGTGGCTCCCGCCGCGGTGCGGGTCGAGGATGCCTACGGAGCCCTCAAGTACGTCCGCCAGGTGAAGACGCCCGACGAAGTTCGCGTGCTGCGTGAGGCGACCAGGCTGAACCAGGAGGCCATCGCGCGCACCATCCGGAGCTGGTCACGGGGGATGACGTGGCAGGAGATGACCCGCACATACCACACGGCGGCGGTCAGCCTGGGCGGGTTCGTCCGCGACCCGGGCGCCATCGTCATGGCGAATCCGCCGGGGGCCGAGCCGGCCCTGTACACCCAGTCCGGCGGCGAGGACTTCGTCGTCGAGCCGGGCATGCACATCATGTGGGATTGCCACGGGACGTGGCAGCACTACTGCTGGGACGGCGGCAAGACCTGGGTCGTGGATGATGAGCCCCGCGGCCGGGGCCGCCAGATGGCCGCAGCGACGGCGGCGGCGATGACCGAGATACAGCATGCGATGCGTCCAGGGGCGAAGCTCAGCGAGCTACAGGCCACGGGCCGGCAGGCCATGCGCAAGGCCGGCCTGGCGGACGCCGATCAGGCCTTCATCTTCTTCCACGGACTGGGGCTGGAGCACATCGACATGGAGCTGCCGGCCAGCCGCCACGACTGGAGCCTCGAGGCCGGCATGGTCGTCGCCGTGCATCTGCAGGTGCCCGGCGACGATCGCACCCGTAACTGGCTCGAGGACATCGCCCTCGTCACCCGAGCCGGCGGCGAGGCCTTCTTCACCTGGGGCCACGAGCCGATCGCCGGCAACCGGATCGGCTGA